A section of the Quatrionicoccus australiensis genome encodes:
- the glmS gene encoding glutamine--fructose-6-phosphate transaminase (isomerizing) — MCGIVAAAAGNNIVGTLVEGLKKLEYRGYDSAGLAVIGAGGIERVRSTGRVAELEAAAAGTSAVTGIAHTRWATHGVPSERNAHPHVSGSIAVVHNGIIENYESLRRELSAQGYVFTSDTDTESIAHLVEATLKSEPDLFKAVQLACRRLVGAYAIAVIDAKQPGKVIVAREGSPLLLGVSETGNYAASDASALLQVTRNMVYLENGDIAELTAQSVNIARLDGTPVERPVHVSQLSAAAVELGNYQHYMQKEIFEQPEALANTLEMIGGSKSIQPGIFGADAAALLADVDSILILACGTSSHSGYTARYWLEAIAGVPCNVEIASEYRYRVSVPNPRQLIVAISQSGETADTLAALRHAKALGQTKTLAICNVPESAIVRECALRFITRAGPEIGVASTKAFTTQLAALFLLVLVAAKVKGRLSAEQEAAYLDQLRHLPVAVNKVLQLETEIVAWSKHFADKHHALFLGRGRHYPIAMEGALKLKEISYIHAEAYPAGELKHGPLALVDANMPVISVAPNDQLLDKLKSNLKEVQARGGELYVFADADSEIQASEGVHILRLPEHYGELSPILHVIPLQLLSYHVALVKGTDVDKPRNLAKSVTVE; from the coding sequence ATGTGCGGCATCGTCGCGGCAGCAGCCGGCAACAATATCGTAGGCACCCTTGTTGAAGGCCTGAAAAAGCTCGAATACCGGGGTTACGACTCGGCCGGGCTGGCCGTGATCGGGGCCGGCGGCATCGAGCGCGTGCGCTCGACCGGCCGCGTCGCCGAACTCGAAGCCGCCGCGGCCGGCACCAGCGCCGTGACCGGCATTGCCCACACGCGCTGGGCGACGCACGGCGTGCCGAGCGAACGCAATGCCCATCCGCATGTTTCCGGCAGCATTGCCGTCGTGCACAACGGCATCATCGAGAATTACGAAAGCCTGCGCCGCGAACTGAGCGCCCAGGGCTACGTGTTCACCTCGGACACCGACACCGAAAGCATAGCCCATCTGGTCGAAGCGACGCTGAAGAGCGAACCTGACCTGTTCAAGGCGGTGCAGCTCGCCTGCCGCAGGCTGGTTGGCGCCTACGCCATCGCCGTGATCGACGCCAAGCAACCGGGCAAGGTCATCGTCGCCCGCGAAGGCTCGCCGCTGCTGCTCGGCGTCTCGGAAACCGGCAACTACGCGGCCTCCGATGCCTCGGCCCTGCTCCAGGTGACGCGCAACATGGTCTACCTGGAAAATGGCGATATTGCCGAGTTGACCGCCCAGAGCGTCAACATCGCCCGCCTCGACGGCACGCCGGTCGAACGGCCGGTGCATGTCTCGCAACTCTCGGCCGCCGCCGTCGAACTCGGCAACTACCAGCACTACATGCAGAAGGAAATCTTCGAGCAGCCGGAAGCGCTGGCCAACACCCTCGAAATGATCGGCGGCAGCAAGAGCATCCAGCCCGGCATCTTCGGTGCCGACGCCGCGGCGCTGCTCGCCGATGTCGACTCCATCCTGATCCTCGCCTGCGGCACCAGCAGCCACTCCGGCTACACCGCCCGCTACTGGCTCGAAGCCATCGCCGGCGTGCCGTGCAATGTCGAGATCGCCAGCGAATACCGCTACCGCGTCTCGGTGCCCAACCCGCGCCAGCTGATCGTCGCCATCTCGCAATCCGGCGAAACCGCCGACACCCTGGCCGCGCTGCGCCACGCCAAGGCGCTCGGCCAGACCAAGACGCTGGCCATCTGCAACGTGCCGGAATCGGCCATCGTGCGTGAATGCGCGCTGCGCTTCATCACCCGCGCCGGCCCGGAAATCGGCGTCGCCTCGACCAAGGCCTTCACCACCCAGCTCGCCGCGCTCTTCCTGCTCGTGCTCGTCGCCGCCAAGGTCAAGGGCCGCCTGAGCGCCGAACAGGAGGCCGCCTACCTCGACCAGCTGCGCCACCTGCCGGTAGCGGTCAACAAGGTTTTACAGCTCGAAACCGAGATCGTCGCTTGGTCCAAGCATTTTGCCGACAAGCACCACGCCCTGTTCCTCGGACGCGGCCGGCATTACCCGATCGCCATGGAAGGTGCGCTCAAGCTCAAGGAAATCTCCTACATCCACGCCGAAGCCTACCCGGCCGGTGAGCTCAAGCACGGGCCGCTGGCACTGGTCGACGCCAACATGCCGGTGATTTCGGTGGCACCGAACGACCAGCTGCTCGACAAGCTCAAGTCCAACCTCAAGGAAGTCCAGGCGCGCGGCGGCGAACTCTACGTCTTCGCCGACGCCGATTCGGAAATCCAGGCTTCGGAAGGAGTGCACATCCTGCGTCTGCCGGAACACTACGGCGAGTTGTCGCCCATCCTGCACGTCATCCCGCTGCAACTGCTGTCGTACCATGTGGCGCTGGTCAAGGGCACGGATGTGGACAAGCCGAGGAATCTCGCCAAGTCGGTCACCGTCGAGTAG
- a CDS encoding glycosyltransferase family 2 protein: MPASRQPLSVAIITLNAATQLEACLRSARFADEIVVVDSGSADGTRELAERHGARVIEQDWLGFGPQKQFAVDAAAHDWVLCLDADERVTPELQAAIENTLVAPLNNAYRFARCNRFLGRYLRHGEGYPDWSLRLFDRRQARWSDDAVHEKIITNASVGTLTGDLLHDSAETLAAYLAKQNRYTTLAAEMALAAGKHTGFARIALSPLVRFIKFYFIRQGFRDGLPGLIHIAIGCFNSFMKYSKMLERRNDSAALR, translated from the coding sequence ATGCCCGCTTCGCGCCAGCCGCTATCCGTTGCCATCATCACGCTCAATGCGGCAACACAGCTTGAAGCCTGCCTGCGCAGCGCCCGCTTCGCCGACGAGATCGTCGTCGTCGATTCCGGCAGCGCCGACGGCACGCGCGAACTGGCCGAACGCCATGGCGCCCGCGTCATCGAGCAGGACTGGCTGGGCTTCGGACCGCAGAAGCAGTTCGCCGTCGACGCCGCCGCCCACGACTGGGTACTCTGCCTCGATGCCGACGAGCGCGTCACGCCGGAATTGCAGGCCGCCATCGAAAATACCCTCGTCGCGCCGTTGAACAACGCTTACCGCTTCGCGCGCTGCAACCGCTTCCTCGGCCGCTACCTGCGCCATGGCGAAGGCTATCCGGACTGGAGCCTGCGCCTGTTCGATCGTCGCCAGGCGCGCTGGTCGGACGATGCCGTGCACGAAAAGATCATCACCAACGCCAGCGTCGGCACGCTGACCGGCGACCTGCTGCACGACTCGGCCGAAACGCTGGCTGCCTATCTCGCCAAGCAGAACCGCTACACCACACTGGCCGCCGAAATGGCGCTGGCCGCCGGCAAGCACACCGGCTTTGCGCGCATCGCGCTTAGCCCGCTGGTGCGCTTCATCAAGTTCTATTTCATCCGCCAGGGCTTCCGCGATGGTCTGCCCGGGCTGATCCACATCGCCATCGGCTGTTTCAACAGCTTCATGAAATATTCCAAGATGCTGGAGCGCAGGAACGACTCTGCTGCGCTGCGGTAA
- the waaA gene encoding lipid IV(A) 3-deoxy-D-manno-octulosonic acid transferase, which produces MARSLYSLILYLITPLIWLRLLWRARKQPEYLHHLRERYGFYRSTPPQSLIWVHAVSVGETRAAQPLIEGLLARWPEHRILLTGMTPTGRATGQEVYGERVIQAYLPYDYPGAVDRFFSHFSPAFGVLMETEIWPNLLRAALHHRIPVMLANARLSERSARGYGKLASLVRPAFAALAGVAAQTPGDAERIAALGATAVDVCGNLKFDVTPAAEKLALGAEWRRAIGSRPVWLAASTREGEEELVLEAWSRVSVPNTLLVLVPRHPQRFSEVAGLLARQGLSSVRRSEGLPTAETQVWLGDSMGEMAAYYALADLAFIGGSLLPLGGQNLIEAAACGCPVLVGPHTFNFLQATEDAIAAGAARRVDSPAALGEAVAGLLQNENELVLMRQSASRFAAAHQGAALRTLDLIARWTGRAGC; this is translated from the coding sequence ATGGCCCGCTCGCTGTATTCCCTGATTCTCTACCTGATCACGCCGCTGATCTGGCTGCGCCTGCTCTGGCGCGCCCGCAAGCAACCCGAGTATCTGCACCATTTGCGCGAGCGCTACGGTTTCTACCGGTCGACGCCGCCGCAAAGCCTGATTTGGGTGCATGCCGTGTCGGTCGGCGAAACGCGGGCCGCGCAGCCTTTGATCGAGGGCTTGCTGGCCCGCTGGCCGGAACATCGCATCCTGCTCACCGGCATGACGCCGACCGGGCGTGCGACCGGGCAGGAGGTCTATGGCGAGCGCGTCATCCAGGCTTACCTGCCCTACGACTATCCCGGTGCGGTCGACCGCTTTTTTTCGCACTTTTCGCCGGCCTTCGGCGTCTTGATGGAAACCGAGATCTGGCCCAACCTGCTGCGTGCCGCATTGCATCACCGGATCCCGGTCATGCTCGCCAATGCCCGGCTGTCCGAGCGTTCGGCACGCGGTTACGGCAAGCTCGCCAGTCTGGTGCGGCCGGCTTTTGCCGCGCTGGCCGGCGTCGCCGCGCAGACGCCGGGCGATGCCGAACGGATCGCGGCGCTTGGCGCCACAGCGGTCGACGTCTGCGGCAACCTCAAATTCGACGTTACGCCGGCGGCGGAAAAGCTGGCGCTGGGTGCGGAGTGGCGGCGCGCCATCGGGTCACGCCCGGTTTGGCTGGCGGCCAGTACGCGTGAAGGCGAGGAAGAACTGGTGCTGGAGGCGTGGTCGCGCGTCAGTGTGCCGAATACCTTGCTCGTGCTGGTGCCGCGTCACCCGCAGCGCTTCAGCGAGGTGGCCGGTTTGCTGGCCAGACAAGGCTTGAGCAGCGTACGCCGCAGCGAAGGTTTGCCCACGGCCGAAACGCAGGTCTGGCTCGGCGACAGCATGGGCGAGATGGCGGCTTACTACGCGCTGGCCGATCTCGCCTTCATCGGCGGTAGCCTGTTACCGCTTGGCGGGCAGAACCTGATCGAGGCGGCGGCTTGCGGCTGCCCGGTGCTGGTCGGGCCGCACACCTTCAACTTCCTGCAGGCGACCGAAGATGCGATCGCCGCCGGTGCGGCACGGCGTGTCGACAGCCCGGCGGCATTGGGCGAGGCGGTTGCCGGTTTATTGCAGAATGAGAATGAACTGGTGCTGATGCGCCAGTCGGCGAGCCGTTTTGCGGCGGCGCATCAGGGTGCGGCTTTGCGCACCCTGGATCTTATTGCGCGCTGGACGGGTCGAGCAGGCTGTTGA
- the waaC gene encoding lipopolysaccharide heptosyltransferase I, translating into MKTSSLGDVIHNLPVVSDIRRNFPDATVDWCVEENFAAIPRLHPAVDQVIPVAIRRWRKKLLSGATWREISAFGRLIQRERYDLVIDTQGLVKSAFIARRARGPLAGYAADSAREPLAASLYGQHFSISRDLHAVVRNRQLVGAALGYAVEDGPDYGIAVAPSAADWLPPAPYVVFLTATSRDDKLWPEQHWLELGHALHAQGIRAVLPAGTQPERDRAARLAAGIPGAVAAPPMYIPDLAAVLAGARTAIGVDTGLTHLAVALDIPTVALYTATDPGLTGVLGTGFCRNLGGKALIPDVAAVLAELQPVLG; encoded by the coding sequence GTGAAAACTTCCTCGCTCGGCGACGTCATCCACAATCTGCCCGTGGTCAGCGACATCCGCCGCAATTTCCCCGATGCAACGGTCGACTGGTGCGTGGAGGAGAATTTCGCCGCCATTCCCCGCCTGCATCCGGCGGTCGATCAGGTGATCCCGGTCGCCATCCGGCGCTGGCGCAAGAAGCTGCTGAGCGGCGCCACCTGGCGCGAGATTTCGGCGTTCGGCCGGCTCATCCAGCGCGAGCGCTACGATCTGGTGATCGACACGCAGGGGCTGGTCAAGAGCGCTTTCATCGCCCGCCGGGCGCGTGGTCCGTTGGCCGGTTACGCTGCCGATTCGGCACGCGAGCCGCTGGCGGCCAGTCTCTATGGCCAGCACTTCAGCATTTCCCGCGATCTGCACGCGGTGGTGCGCAACCGCCAGCTGGTCGGTGCGGCACTTGGTTACGCCGTCGAAGACGGCCCGGATTACGGCATCGCGGTGGCACCGTCCGCTGCCGACTGGCTGCCGCCCGCGCCTTACGTCGTCTTCCTGACCGCGACCAGTCGCGACGACAAGCTTTGGCCCGAGCAACACTGGCTGGAACTAGGTCATGCCTTGCACGCGCAGGGCATCCGCGCCGTGCTGCCGGCCGGTACGCAGCCCGAACGCGACCGGGCGGCCCGACTGGCGGCCGGCATTCCCGGTGCCGTCGCGGCGCCGCCGATGTATATCCCGGATCTGGCCGCGGTACTGGCCGGCGCGCGCACCGCGATCGGTGTCGATACCGGCCTGACCCACCTCGCCGTGGCGCTGGATATCCCGACCGTGGCGCTGTACACCGCCACCGATCCCGGCCTGACCGGCGTGCTCGGCACCGGCTTTTGCCGCAACCTCGGCGGCAAGGCGCTGATTCCGGACGTCGCCGCCGTGCTTGCCGAACTGCAGCCGGTGCTCGGCTGA
- a CDS encoding NAD-dependent epimerase, whose translation MKILVTGAAGFIGMSTALRLLARGDEVVGIDNLNDYYEVSLKEARLAQLQPHANFRFIKLDIADRPGIEKLFADEKFDRVIHLAAQAGVRYSIKNPHAYVDSNLVGFVNILEGCRHNKVQHLVYASSSSVYGGNTRMPFSEHDSVDHPVSLYAATKKANELMAHTYSHLYGLPTTGLRFFTVYGPWGRPDMSPFLFAGAILNDRAIDVFNHGNMQRDFTYIDDIVEGVIRTMDRVAEPNPGYVPDEADPATSNVPYRVFNIGNNDPVQLLDFIGAIETGIGKKAEKRLLPMQDGDVPATYADTALLNEWVGFAPSTPIQEGVNRFVTWYRDYYKL comes from the coding sequence ATGAAAATTCTCGTCACCGGCGCCGCCGGGTTTATCGGCATGAGCACCGCCCTGCGCCTGCTGGCGCGCGGCGACGAAGTGGTCGGCATCGACAACCTCAACGACTACTACGAAGTCTCGCTCAAGGAAGCGCGTCTGGCACAGCTGCAGCCGCATGCCAATTTCCGCTTCATCAAGCTCGACATCGCCGACCGTCCGGGCATCGAGAAGCTGTTCGCCGACGAGAAATTCGATCGCGTCATCCACCTCGCCGCCCAGGCCGGCGTGCGCTACTCGATCAAGAATCCGCATGCCTACGTGGACAGCAACCTGGTCGGCTTCGTGAATATTCTCGAAGGCTGCCGCCACAACAAGGTGCAGCACCTGGTCTATGCCTCCAGCTCCAGCGTCTACGGTGGCAACACCAGGATGCCATTCTCCGAGCACGACAGCGTCGACCACCCGGTCAGCCTGTATGCCGCGACCAAGAAGGCCAACGAGCTGATGGCGCACACCTACAGCCACCTCTACGGCCTGCCCACCACCGGCCTGCGCTTCTTCACGGTCTATGGCCCGTGGGGCCGTCCGGACATGTCGCCCTTCCTGTTTGCCGGCGCCATCCTCAACGACCGGGCGATCGACGTCTTCAACCACGGCAACATGCAGCGCGATTTCACCTATATCGACGACATCGTCGAAGGCGTCATCCGGACCATGGACCGCGTCGCCGAACCGAATCCCGGCTACGTGCCGGACGAAGCCGATCCGGCAACCAGCAACGTGCCCTATCGCGTCTTCAACATCGGCAACAACGATCCGGTGCAACTGCTCGACTTCATCGGTGCCATCGAAACCGGCATCGGCAAGAAGGCCGAAAAGCGCCTGCTGCCGATGCAGGACGGCGACGTCCCGGCCACCTACGCCGATACCGCGCTGCTCAACGAATGGGTCGGCTTCGCGCCGTCCACCCCGATCCAGGAAGGCGTCAATCGTTTCGTCACCTGGTATCGCGACTACTACAAGCTTTAA
- a CDS encoding TonB-dependent receptor plug domain-containing protein, whose product MKPVFILPLALSCLGAVQAQERVLAEVTVNATGSDIDERRQAATQKTIIDRQGIEATGGLYVGEVLSKLPGIDAGVPSSDGSVALRSRGMVRDSVQVLIDGERPPGDARHALLIVARMPAGELERVEIMKGATAEFGSSTPVTVNLVTNKARRNDSLTFKAAGGVRGDEPVAQLSLTKTGSSGAWSWSIPLSISQSNSPVDKRLSRQESNAGVRTLWQTDREQGRNAISELFLGPKLNWKEGQSSFSLWPMLFMAKGERNSTLTRDEYADPILGTGASTVLQRNDREESDRRAARLRFEGETVVAGSKLSARLTLVNSEQNRDVTRDSSGVRSTERYRRGEDEVNAALRADHGWGDHVSALGLEYITLSRTERQNYTGTFAGSDVFRAKEKQATLWLQDEWALAKDFSLTTGVRGESIDLAADSPGRQHAALSPSISVRWEFSEGWVFRSSLGMGMKAPKLEEISNAPVRSVSSNSPLEADRRGNPDLRPEKSTSLDLALEYYWPGEIAAVGLNAYVRDTSDFIERRTVLEGARWVERPYNEGDARHWGVEIDGKIKGELIGLAGASLRTHLTLPRATVEDRRLGVSRAAREVPSYVWTLGYDQTLSGLASNAGVLLQQTGKTKTDVPGELWAENKARSVLDAYWVRKVSRSVNLRLTLQNILGDDSRRTVRAYSGGQDWQLGSLDKQPRSALLTLEGKW is encoded by the coding sequence TTGAAACCAGTATTTATCCTGCCTCTTGCCCTTTCCTGCCTGGGTGCTGTTCAAGCCCAGGAGCGGGTGCTCGCCGAAGTGACGGTCAACGCGACCGGCTCCGATATTGACGAAAGGCGGCAGGCGGCAACGCAAAAGACAATCATCGACCGCCAGGGTATCGAGGCGACCGGCGGTTTGTATGTGGGCGAAGTACTCAGCAAGCTGCCCGGCATCGATGCCGGAGTTCCCAGTAGCGACGGTTCGGTGGCTCTGCGATCGCGCGGTATGGTCAGGGATTCCGTACAAGTATTGATCGACGGCGAACGTCCGCCGGGCGACGCCCGCCATGCCTTGCTAATTGTTGCGCGGATGCCGGCCGGCGAACTGGAACGGGTTGAAATCATGAAAGGCGCAACGGCCGAATTCGGCAGCTCGACGCCGGTGACCGTAAATCTGGTGACCAACAAGGCCAGGCGAAACGACTCTTTGACTTTCAAGGCGGCAGGCGGTGTCCGGGGTGACGAGCCGGTCGCCCAACTGTCCCTGACCAAGACCGGCAGCAGTGGTGCGTGGTCGTGGAGCATTCCCTTGTCGATCAGCCAGTCGAACAGCCCGGTCGACAAGCGTCTGAGTCGACAGGAGTCGAATGCCGGGGTGCGGACGCTCTGGCAAACGGATCGCGAACAGGGGCGCAACGCAATATCCGAGCTTTTCCTCGGTCCCAAGCTGAACTGGAAGGAAGGGCAGAGCAGCTTCAGCCTGTGGCCGATGCTGTTCATGGCGAAGGGCGAGCGCAACTCGACTTTGACGCGTGATGAATATGCCGACCCGATACTCGGAACCGGTGCGAGTACCGTATTGCAGCGTAATGACCGGGAAGAAAGCGACCGGCGGGCAGCTCGCTTGCGTTTCGAGGGAGAAACCGTGGTGGCGGGTAGCAAGTTGTCCGCCCGCCTGACCCTGGTCAATAGCGAACAGAATCGGGACGTGACGCGCGACAGCAGTGGCGTGCGATCGACAGAGCGCTATCGGCGCGGTGAAGATGAAGTCAACGCGGCTTTGCGGGCCGATCACGGCTGGGGCGATCACGTTTCGGCCTTGGGCCTGGAATACATCACCCTGAGTCGTACCGAGCGCCAGAATTACACCGGGACTTTTGCCGGCAGCGATGTTTTCCGCGCGAAAGAAAAGCAGGCAACGCTCTGGTTGCAGGATGAATGGGCGCTTGCCAAGGACTTTAGTCTGACGACCGGGGTTCGGGGCGAGTCGATCGATCTTGCCGCTGATTCTCCTGGCAGGCAGCATGCTGCACTTTCGCCATCCATTTCCGTTCGCTGGGAGTTCAGCGAGGGCTGGGTATTCCGCTCATCGCTCGGTATGGGCATGAAAGCGCCAAAACTCGAGGAAATCAGCAATGCGCCGGTCCGTTCGGTCAGCAGCAACTCGCCGCTGGAAGCAGATCGTCGGGGAAACCCAGATCTGCGGCCGGAGAAGTCGACCAGCCTGGATCTGGCGCTCGAATATTATTGGCCGGGCGAGATTGCGGCTGTCGGCCTGAATGCCTATGTGCGCGACACCTCCGACTTCATCGAACGCCGTACCGTACTTGAGGGCGCGCGCTGGGTCGAACGTCCCTACAACGAAGGCGATGCCCGGCACTGGGGCGTCGAAATCGACGGCAAGATCAAGGGCGAGCTGATCGGCCTGGCCGGCGCTTCCTTGCGCACTCACCTGACCCTGCCGCGGGCGACGGTTGAAGACAGGCGTCTGGGTGTCAGTCGTGCGGCGCGTGAGGTGCCCAGCTATGTCTGGACGCTGGGTTACGATCAGACCTTGTCCGGTCTTGCCTCGAATGCAGGCGTTCTGTTGCAGCAGACGGGCAAGACAAAGACCGATGTTCCCGGAGAGTTGTGGGCGGAAAACAAGGCGCGTTCGGTGCTCGACGCCTACTGGGTGAGAAAGGTCAGCCGTTCGGTCAATCTTCGTCTGACTTTGCAGAACATTCTCGGCGATGATAGCCGGCGCACGGTGCGCGCCTATTCCGGTGGACAGGACTGGCAGTTGGGCAGCCTGGACAAGCAACCACGCTCGGCTCTCCTGACGCTGGAAGGGAAATGGTAA
- a CDS encoding c-type cytochrome, giving the protein MQRISSLIAGLLLSSWLMPLQAQQVRPETNIKWRQSAYQVMSWSTSRIRANVEGQFSRDEVIRAASLLNAFATAGMGGLYPPGSESGSGWHETTARPEIFRNPALAGERAGALAREAGTLLTIAQTADVAVIKQQYGKVIQACRACHDDFKIRE; this is encoded by the coding sequence ATGCAGCGCATCTCTTCTTTGATCGCTGGCCTGTTATTGTCGTCTTGGCTGATGCCATTGCAGGCGCAGCAGGTCCGGCCGGAAACGAACATCAAATGGCGCCAGTCGGCCTATCAGGTGATGAGCTGGAGTACTTCGCGCATTCGGGCCAATGTCGAGGGGCAGTTCAGTCGTGACGAGGTGATTCGGGCGGCCAGCCTGCTCAATGCGTTCGCGACAGCCGGCATGGGCGGCTTGTACCCGCCGGGTAGTGAGAGTGGAAGCGGCTGGCATGAAACGACAGCACGCCCGGAAATTTTCCGCAATCCGGCATTGGCCGGCGAGCGCGCCGGTGCCTTGGCACGAGAGGCAGGCACCCTGCTGACTATTGCCCAGACGGCTGATGTTGCTGTCATCAAGCAGCAGTACGGCAAAGTGATACAGGCCTGTCGGGCTTGCCACGACGACTTCAAGATTCGCGAATGA
- a CDS encoding ribonuclease HI family protein codes for MDDNTWLAWFDGATKHTNPGLRGIGALLRGPAGQLIEIAEEIGHGSNNEAEYCALIALLDAALDAGVEDLIVHGDSQLVIKQVNGEWLINSAGLVPLCKTVLELRAQIPKVRLCWIPREENGAADALSKRAIGIAAPIAVDRTIWMKITEIGKPFGLSGVALGKRMDAAKLRENGKPTQLALEKGCALRVENNFGHEDFWHRKLLPAALKEAMLLD; via the coding sequence ATGGATGACAACACCTGGCTGGCCTGGTTTGACGGTGCTACCAAGCACACCAACCCGGGCCTGCGCGGCATCGGTGCGCTACTGCGCGGCCCAGCCGGGCAGCTCATCGAGATTGCCGAAGAAATCGGCCACGGCAGCAACAACGAAGCCGAATACTGCGCCCTGATCGCCCTGCTCGACGCCGCGCTCGATGCCGGCGTCGAAGACCTCATCGTGCATGGCGACAGCCAGCTGGTGATCAAGCAGGTCAACGGCGAATGGCTGATCAACTCGGCCGGCCTCGTCCCGCTCTGCAAGACCGTGCTCGAACTGCGCGCCCAGATCCCCAAAGTCCGCCTGTGCTGGATCCCGCGCGAAGAAAACGGCGCCGCCGACGCCCTCTCCAAGCGCGCCATCGGCATTGCCGCCCCCATAGCGGTCGACCGCACGATTTGGATGAAAATCACCGAAATCGGCAAACCCTTCGGCCTCTCCGGCGTCGCACTGGGCAAACGCATGGACGCCGCCAAACTGCGCGAAAACGGCAAACCAACCCAGCTCGCACTGGAAAAAGGCTGCGCCCTGCGCGTCGAAAACAACTTCGGACATGAAGATTTCTGGCACCGGAAACTGCTGCCGGCGGCGCTGAAAGAGGCGATGTTGCTGGATTGA
- a CDS encoding TolC family outer membrane protein — protein sequence MKKLAWLIVSPLFASPLFAADLMQVYRTAQDNDPTFAAARSVLDAGREKAPQGRAGLLPSLSLSGNTVWNENEISPHNGSTPTKARYNSNGYQLTLSQPLFRWQNWVSYDQAKIQVVQAEVNFTQARQDLILRVAQAYFDVNYATENLKAVKANKSAIGQQLESAKKNFEVGTATITDTHEAQARFDLASAQEISAESDLEVKQHALAAILGKEPGLLAVVRKDAPLTPPQPNDMSQWVAAAEKDSLAVQVQQANADIAARELDKQRAGHYPTLDLVANKGYSKSFLQAYGGAYDTDVQNIGLQLNIPLFQGGLVVSRQREAAANRNAAESSLEATRRGAALSARQYYLGVVNGLAQVRALQAALVSSQSALESNKLGYEVGVRINIDVLNAENQVYVTRRDLAKATLDTLMAQLRLKAAVGALGDDDVAQINSLLDPSSAQ from the coding sequence ATGAAAAAACTTGCCTGGCTGATTGTTTCTCCACTGTTCGCGTCGCCGCTCTTTGCGGCCGACCTGATGCAGGTGTATCGCACGGCGCAGGACAATGACCCGACCTTTGCCGCGGCGCGCTCGGTGCTCGATGCCGGCCGCGAAAAGGCACCGCAAGGCCGGGCCGGCCTGCTGCCCAGCCTGTCGCTGTCGGGCAATACGGTGTGGAACGAGAATGAAATCAGCCCGCATAACGGCAGCACACCAACCAAGGCACGCTACAACTCGAACGGCTACCAGCTCACCCTTTCCCAGCCGCTGTTCCGCTGGCAGAACTGGGTCAGCTACGACCAGGCCAAGATTCAGGTCGTCCAGGCCGAGGTCAATTTCACGCAGGCCAGACAGGATCTGATCCTGCGCGTGGCCCAGGCTTATTTCGACGTCAATTACGCGACCGAAAACCTCAAGGCGGTGAAGGCCAACAAGAGCGCCATCGGTCAACAGCTCGAATCCGCCAAAAAGAACTTCGAGGTCGGCACCGCCACCATCACCGACACGCATGAAGCCCAGGCCCGTTTCGACCTTGCCTCGGCGCAGGAAATCTCTGCCGAAAGCGATCTCGAGGTCAAACAGCATGCGCTGGCGGCCATTCTCGGCAAGGAACCCGGCCTGCTCGCCGTCGTCCGCAAGGATGCACCGCTGACGCCGCCGCAGCCGAACGACATGAGCCAGTGGGTCGCTGCCGCCGAAAAGGACAGCCTCGCCGTCCAGGTGCAACAGGCCAACGCCGACATCGCCGCGCGGGAACTCGACAAGCAGCGTGCCGGCCACTATCCGACGCTTGATCTGGTGGCCAACAAGGGCTACTCCAAATCATTTCTCCAGGCCTACGGTGGCGCCTACGATACCGATGTCCAGAACATCGGCCTGCAGCTGAACATCCCGCTCTTCCAGGGCGGCCTGGTCGTTTCCCGCCAGCGCGAGGCAGCCGCCAACCGCAATGCCGCGGAATCCAGCCTTGAGGCGACGCGCCGCGGTGCGGCCCTGTCTGCCCGCCAGTATTACCTCGGCGTGGTCAATGGTCTGGCGCAGGTACGTGCCCTGCAGGCGGCGCTGGTGTCATCGCAATCGGCGCTGGAATCGAACAAGCTGGGCTATGAAGTCGGCGTGCGCATCAATATCGATGTGCTCAATGCCGAGAACCAGGTCTACGTGACCCGCCGCGATCTGGCCAAGGCCACGCTTGACACGCTGATGGCGCAACTGCGCCTGAAGGCCGCGGTCGGCGCGCTGGGCGACGACGACGTCGCCCAGATCAACAGCCTGCTCGACCCGTCCAGCGCGCAATAA